From the genome of Strix uralensis isolate ZFMK-TIS-50842 chromosome 6, bStrUra1, whole genome shotgun sequence:
CCCGGGATGTCCTGGACCCAGCCACCCTGGAGGCTCATCCCCACAGTGTCTGTGACCGTGGCTATGTGATGCTGCAGAAGGTGAGGCTGCGGGAGCACGCCCGTACCTGGCCCGGCCTCTTGGGAGGGCTGTGGGACCTTCAGGCAGCAGAGCCATGCCCTGCCAGGGTCTTGGGGACAGCCAGAGTGCCAAGAACCACACTGAACCCTTGTGGGGTGGCCCTCTGGCCCAAACTTGTCCCCTGTGGGGGAAGAGGACAGCCCTGGGCTGGTTcaggaggggcaggcagcaggatgcAATGCTGGCAGGCTGCCGGCAGCGACTGGGGCAGTGGGATCCAGGCACGGGGCAGCAGTGCCGACCCTCTGGCTGCAGGAGTACCAGGGGACACTGGAGCGGGACGGGCAGAGGGAGCTGCATGTGacgggcagggcaggggacaCCCTGGATGTGCTCCTGGAGAACATGGGCAGGATCAGCTTTGGAGCCAACACCAGCGACTTCAAGGTGAGgggagagggccctggggctCCAGAGGGGATGGCCTGGGCACCCACGTGGCCAAACCCCCTCTCCTGCCACCCCCAGACCTGCTCCCTGGTTAATCTCACAtcctcccctcccctgctcctggcAAACCCAGCGGGACCGGCATAAGGCTGTGAGGTTGTCACCCCAGTCTGCCAGTTACACTGCCATggcagccagggctgtgcagccCCTGAGGGGATCCCGTCCCACCTCCACTGCTGTGAGGGGGACATGCCCCGGGGAAGCCAACCTTCCTACTGCCTGtggcaggctctgctgctgcctcattTTCCCTCCTGCTCTGTCTCAGGGCTTGCTGGGGAACCTCTCCTTGGACTCCAGCCCTCTCAGCAACTGGCTGATCTATCCCCTGGCCATAGACACTGCCATCTGGGAGGGCTGGCCCCACGCTGCCCTGCCAAAATCAAGCTGGGGGGGCAGAGCGGGGCCAGCCTTCTACACTGGGACCTTTGAGACCCCTGGCATCGCTTGGGACACCTTCGTGAAGTTCCCAGGTTGGAGCAAGGTAAGGTGGTGTGCAGCGAGGAGAGGGGCGGGAGGGTGGAGAGGGGCACAGCTCAGTCCCCTCTCAATCTTCCAGGGCCAGCTGTGGATAAACGGCTTCAATCTGGGCCGGTACTGGCCCCGCTGTGGGCCGCAACAGACCCTCTTCGTGCCTGGCTCAGTCCTGCACGTTGGCCGCCCCAACAACATCAcagtgctggagctggagggggcACCTGCCACCCCTCTTTTGCTCTTCCTCGACCGACCCCTTTTCAACAGGACCCTCAGCTGCAGCACCATGGCTACAGAATAAACACAGGGTGGCTGGGCACCCGACGTGGCCTCGccctggggctgaggggagggcagggggctggtGAAGCACAGGGGTGAgcggaggggctgcagggccctAGGAAAGGGGTACAGCTCCTGGCATGGACATCCAGAGCTCCTGCCCTCCTCTGGGACCAGGTGGGATCTGTGCTAAGGAGAAAAGGGCCCAGGATTTTGCATGTTAATCCCACACTCACCCCAAATAGTTCCAGTGCTCATGCTGACTCCCCCCTGCCTAGGGGGTCAAGGCACCTCTTTATTGACAATGCAGGCAGAGGAGGTAGTTGCTAACATGATAGGGGTGAGATTCCAATGGCATCCAGGAGAGGAGATGGTGAAGCACAGCCCAGAGGGTGCCCACaggcagctcagggctggggggtcAGGATCTGTCCCACTGCCACGGGCAGCAGCCTACAAAGTAGCCATGAGAAAAGCTGGCAGCGGGACCCCCGGCTGGAGCCAGGCCATGAAAACACTCCTGGCAGCTCACACTAGCACATGGGGACCTCTCAGCTGTAATGTCCCCAGTCACCACCCAGAGTGACATTCATGCCCAGAGCCTTGCCAGAGTTGCCCCTGAGAGGGTCATGGCCAGCTCAGTCCCCACAACCAGCACTGCTCCACAGGCTCTCCCTCACTGCACAGCCGTGTCTCCACACCGGTCCTAGGCAGGTGACGGCAGTCCTCAGCCTTACGTGTGGCCAGCCCGCGCCCGGCGGTGGGTTTGCAGGCAGGCCGTGGAGCAGAAGGAGAAGTCGAGGTAATGGAAAGGGATCCGGCCTAGCAGGGACTCTCCACAATGCCAACAGCGGCTGCAGGAAGAGCAGAGGTGGCCCTGAGCAAAGAGGATACTTGCAAGAGGGTTAGAGGAGGAGAGGATTCACTGCCTGGGCTGTGACATGAGacaccagcagcaggagggagctggggctcCCCTGTCCGACGGGGCTGCTGCGCTCACCCAGCAGCCTGGCCAAGACATCTCCCTGGAGGAGATGCTGCGTGGGAATGTGGTGTGAGGCACTTTGAGGCAGGCTGACCATGGGGGAATTTGGCCCCACACAGGGTTGTCAAGCCCCTGTCCAGATCAGCATGGGCAGAGCTGGTGGCCCACAAGCCTGTGGACATGGGATGTGGGGTCAGGGACTGGGGCACAGGCGTGGCCAGGGCGGGGTGTTGGTTTGCCATAGATCTGGCTGCAAGTGGACCAAGTCAtcctttgcaaaatatttcagggGGGCAAGGCAAGAGAGGGAGAAAGCTGTTACACAGGCACTACTGGGAACCGAGTGGACAGGAATAGATTTAGACTGGAAATGAGAACTGGAGCAAGAAGGGCAGGGAACAGGTGTGCTGACGTGGGAGTGTTTGTCTGCGGGGGCTGTTACCTGATGTTGGCAAGAGTTGTGCCGGCGtcctgcagctgcacagccagCCTCTGCTCGGCAGCCAGCGCCCTCTGGGAGCAGAGAGAcggctcagcacccccagcccctgggagctgctgtgcccAGAGCCCACCGCGCCAGCACTGCCCCAGCCGGGCTGCACCCCCTTCCCCACACACAGCCTCACCTTCTCCCTGTCGGACAGGGCTGCGAACCGCTGcttctccccctgctcctgctcccagcgCTGCCGCTCCTCCCGCTGTGCCTGCTCCCGCTGCTTCCGCTGGGCTTTCTGTGCCCGCTTCTTCTCCAGCTTCCTGGCCTCCATCTCCTGCGTCAGGGGCCCTGGCACCTGGGGGCAGAGGGCAATCAGCATCTCCCACTGAGCCAGGGGCAACAGCATGGGTGGGCGAGGGGCGCTTTGCTCTGGGGTCCCCCAGCCCTTGGAAGGTGAGGGCAGAGGGCAGGCACCCACCTGGGCACGGCTGTAGTTGTACTTGTCTGGATGGTCCACCATGAACTTGCGGAAGGCGTTGCGGGTTGGTTTGTCAGCAGAGACGCAGTAGGGGGTCCTGTCCTGCCTGTCTCTGCCAGACAAGGAAGACCAGCTCACCCTGCCATCGCACTGCCCACATCCCACTGAGTCCAGCGACTTCCCAGGGATGGCCGACAGGTACCACCAGGGTATTGCAGCCAAGGAGGGGAAAGCTGCTTACGTACACCACAATCCCCCAAATCCTGCCCTTCTTGCATCAAAAATGCCCTGCAAAGGGTGGTCTCATCCCTACCCTCTGAACTGTCTACTAATAAACCTGGGAGCACTCTGGACCAGGCAGGCAGAGAGAATGGTGGTTCAGCTCTTGGGCCTCCCGTTACAAACCCAGTAACAAGTCCTGGCTGGGAGAGACCAACCCCAGCTGTCCCAGGACAAAGCTGGCACCAGTCTCCCGTGGCTGAGACAGGAGGGAGCTGCTGGGCTCCTACAGCAGGGGCGGTGCTTGCCAACCGCTGGGCGCTCTGCAGCCATACCTGAGGGCAGGGTCTgcccctgcctccagcagcaggcaCACAGCCTCAGCCTTCCCTGCCCGTGCTGCCACATGAAGCAGGGTGCTGCCATGCTCATCCACAGGCTGGTTGAGCAGGGAGCGAGGCATATCCAGGGGCTGTGTGCCCTCCCCATCCTTGCTGTCTGCCGGCAAGGCCCCGCTCTCTGGCACAAGCAGGAGGTGCCGCAGCGTCCCCACATCTCCCGTTTTGCAGGCGGTGAACAGGGCATCGCAGAGCTGGGTCTGAGGGTCTCCTGTGAGGGAAGAACAGGAGAGGAGTCTGATGGCTCCCTGGGAAGAGCAGTGCTCTGGTCTGACTAGGAAACACACATGGCGCAGTTAAAGCATCATCCTGCTAGCTGGATTTGGGCACTGCAGTTTCTCCAGCACGTCCAGTCTGTGACAACATGGCACGGCACTGCTGGGCACTGCTGGCACCAGCCGAGCCCTCTCCTGAGATAAGGACACTCCAACCCCCCCCAGCACACATGGCTCAGCCAGGTGCTGCCTGCCCCGCGGGGTTCAGAGCTACTGCTCTGAACACACAGCTCCCTTGAAGGCACGGGGCTGCACTACAGTCACCCCATACCCAGCTGCTCTGGGCACCTGCGTGACAACACGCTCTTCATCCTGCTGCAAAGCCAACAGCAAACGGGGCAGGCATCCACCCGGCCCAGCTCCCGACTCCACTTACTTCCATCGCTCCAGGgaaggggctcagccccagcctccCCCTGCAGCTCCGTCACCAGCTCCAGGGTACCACGGCACCCCGTCTCTTCGGCACGGGGCCCTGCACAGGGAGCACACGGTGAGGAAGAGGGCCAGGGCCAGCCTGCACCCCAGTCAGAGTAGGCCCTTCCCCGCTGCATTCCTACACTGTTCCCGGCCAGTTCTTCCCCCTCACCTTTCTCCACCTTCttgtcccttttcttcctccttttgcgGTTTCGCTTGGGCATCACTTCGAACTCACGGAGGTCCAAGGTCCGCAGTGTCACTTCCACAGTCTCCAGTTCTCCTGGAgggctttcctcctcctcttcctcctcctcctctggggcTGAGGGGGGTAATAAGACACGGGCTGAGGCCCCACACACAGCACGAATCACT
Proteins encoded in this window:
- the ANKZF1 gene encoding tRNA endonuclease ANKZF1 isoform X3, with protein sequence MCCSTCGQVFCSREEQTEHYHLDWHRFNLKQRLLGRRTLPMEVFEEKTHAGDVSSISGSDSESSDASSESELLPSASDSAGTSLVPRSHKVLLRNAKGQLISAYRCVLGTGKGGSEEPAELMASVQSLSASTSWVVLMMGGGHFAGAVFQGSQVQEHKTFHRYTVRARRGTAQGLRDAQTPGSAPRSAGASLRRYNEAALLKDIQDLLAAWAQHLKEAQRIFLRAPRHNRALLFGGRNPPLTRGDPRVCHIPVSTRRATLREVLRVHATLASLQVYGKDTPLEDITGSPRKGWQKKQRKAEMDPPKEDTDARVLLPPSAPEEEEEEEEESPPGELETVEVTLRTLDLREFEVMPKRNRKRRKKRDKKVEKGPRAEETGCRGTLELVTELQGEAGAEPLPWSDGRDPQTQLCDALFTACKTGDVGTLRHLLLVPESGALPADSKDGEGTQPLDMPRSLLNQPVDEHGSTLLHVAARAGKAEAVCLLLEAGADPALRDRQDRTPYCVSADKPTRNAFRKFMVDHPDKYNYSRAQVPGPLTQEMEARKLEKKRAQKAQRKQREQAQREERQRWEQEQGEKQRFAALSDREKRALAAEQRLAVQLQDAGTTLANISRCWHCGESLLGRIPFHYLDFSFCSTACLQTHRRARAGHT